AAACCAGATTGCCAGGAGTGAATCTCACAATAAATAGAAGGATAACATTTGATAAGTATACAGTAGGCTTCTAAGTTCCTTTCGCATGTTTAAGGGCGTACATTTATTTTTCAGAGGAAAACACAATTATGTAAAATTGTCAATTATTGAGGCTAGGTGTGTGAGCTTGTGAATCTTATTTTTTATCTTTCTCATGCAGTGGCTGTCGAGCAGATGCAAATGAGGCAGCTGTGGTTCTTCTGCCTTCAAATATTACTGTATTCACTCTTGATTTTTCAGGATCTGGCTTATCTGATGGGGGTTATGTCAGTCTTGGTTGGCATGAGGTAGTTGTCCCTTTTTTAATATGAAATCTCCAAGTTTCTTCTTTGAATGATGTATTTATTGcctgaattttcagaaaaatgacCTGAAGGTTGTGATATCATATCTGAGGAGTAACGAGAAAGTATCTCGAATAGGTCTTTGGGGGAGGTCAATGGGTGCTGTGACAAGGTTCGTGATTGTTTTCTGCCTTGCATTTTTGGAATGTTAGTTTGTACTTCAGATTTATTCCTATGTTTTTTGCTTCTTATAACTATGCAGTGCCCGTGGTACTAATTaaccttttatttttattctcaATCAAGTAGTCATTTTATAGATAATTTTCAAATGGGGATGAATATATGTGCAATATTTTGATTTAGAATAGTTCCAGTTGGGTGGATATGTGAGTCTGGTGTTGACTTTTGTTGGCAGATGTATACACTGAATTGTTGAGGATATACAAACATCTATGAGCAAAATAGGGGCACTGAATGCTAGTTACTGCCAGTAATCAGGATTCACTAGTCTTTCCTGTGCCAGTTCTTGGactcggtggattttattggaaCTATGTAATGGTGATGGAATGTTGAAATTAAATGTCTATAATTCCCAAGAATCTGAATAAAACTCCAGAAGAGAATGTGAAGAAAGGAGGATTGGGACTTGTTTTACCCTTACCTTATGCAAATCCacaaaattcaataattttctGTGAACTTTCTATGAAGTTGTCTTTTCCTGAAAGGACTATGACTATGAAGTTAATATTAACTACCAGAAACATCACATTACAAGTGTTTTCATGATTATCAGAGGCGTCGTAGGATTTTTTTCGATTTGATTTTGGGATTACTGGAGGCCTACTGTTTATATAATGCCATTGATGTACTGCAGCCTTCTTTATGGAGCCGAAGATCCTTCTATTGCTGGAATGGTGTTAGACAGTGCCTTCTCTAACTTGTTTAATCTTATGATGGAACTTGCAGACGTGTACAAAATTCGGCTTCCAAAGTTTACAGTATGTTTCCATCTGACTTCCTTTTTTTTTGCACAATTAAAGTTACATGTGCGGCTGAACCCTAAAACATTCATGCATGGTAAACGAATGAAACTGTCTCAAtgaacatttttgtttttaactAGTTAGGATGAAAATCCATGTAAGAATTCAGTGTCTTTGGACAGCCAGATAAAAAATGTTCGATGTATTATATTGGATACATAGAAATATATATCCACCGACCGACATATCCTATTCTTTGGTACGTGAATATGATCACAAGTTTTGCTTCTTCTTAGTCTGTTTTATCTCTTTCAGTTCCCAAGTCAAAAAAAATATGCATATCCTTTTATGTAAGCaacaattttccaaaataatctTAGTAAATGAGATATTAATATTCTCAATTTTGTAAGGTTTCTCAAATTTCtgaagaatattttaaatttaccaTTTTCCTTCTGAATAAATAAATAGTGCTTCCACTTTCTTCATGAATTATAGGTTAAGGTGGGTATCCAGTACATGCGAAGAATAATTCAGAGGAAGGCCAAGTTTGATATCATGCGGCTTGATTGTGTACAGGTCTGTACATATCCGTTGGATTCTTTAGCAAGCTTATTTTGACCCTTGTTTTTTATGTGAACTTTCTGGTGAGGTGAAACTGCCTCTTAAAGTCCCAGCTAAACAATtcttgtttaatttttatttactcTGTGTTGGAGGGAGCTCTGAAATGATCTTGGTACTTACCacgatttaattttaaattgacTATGCAGGTTGCACCAAAGACATTTATTCCTGCTTTGTTTGGGCATGCCAAAGATGATAAATTTATCCAGCCTCGGCATTCAGATATTATTTTTAAGTCATATGTGGTATGGAAACTTTCTACCGGTCTAGTGTTATAAATGTTTTAATATGCAACTCTCAAATTTATTCGATATACAGGGTGATAAAAATATTATCAAGTTTGAAGGTGATCACAACTCATCCCGACCACAGTTTTATTACGATTCCGtatcaattttcttcttcaatgtcCTACATCCTCCTCGGCTTCCATCTATGAATTCGACAAAGattgaaaaatattatgatCTAGGAGATCTGAAGGTTAACTCTGGTATGGATGAGGTAATTTATATTGCACATTGTTTAGTAAATTGTTTCTTTCATTGGGGTACTTTGAAATTTTGGGCTACAATTTCGGATAGTGTGGTTCAATTTTATAGGTGACATAACGTATCAACGATATATCTACATATTTTGTTCGGTTTATTGatcttattaaaatttgaccAGACTTGATGCAACATTCAAAGTTGGAGGTTGAAAATTTAGATGCATATTTGTATTTATATTACGTGAATTCTACTCTATATTGGCTGTTGTGTTGTAAGCACCTGTAATAACCTATTACCATTCTCCTAAAGGTGATCCGATCGTCgagtttaaaaattaattttgacaCACGTGGTAAAGCTTAAATAATGTTGAAATTTTAGTGTTTGTTTGGCTGGCATTTAAACTTTGGTCGGGACCTATTAACATTAACTCTAATATCAGCTTACTGTCTGGTGTGTGTTCCTGAGCAATATCCTGGCTTTGGAGCAGTGACACAGTAGTAACATTAACTGGTTTGTAATCTTCATAATTTCTAAACCACCTATTCAAATTATATTCAGAAAGTTCCATTTTGTGCCAAACCATAGCTTGCCAGTGAATACTAACACTTTTCAGCTTCTCTCTATCCTTATCATTTATGTAGGATTTGCTTTTGTCACCATTATTTCTATGTTTTATGTGGAGCTCGTTTTCTCATTACCTGATGTATACTTATGTTTTTTCCCTCAGGATCTGTTGTATGAGATAATTGCTGGGATTCGAAATGTCAGTGCTGATACAGCGAGTTCTTCTTCCGCTCCTCCACGAAATGTTTCATCAATCAAGTCTGTGGGGGACCTCCTTTTGGACATTG
This region of Primulina eburnea isolate SZY01 chromosome 14, ASM2296580v1, whole genome shotgun sequence genomic DNA includes:
- the LOC140813288 gene encoding uncharacterized protein, whose product is MIDQFINFVIRPPRAEYNPDQYLWEKDFTLGGRKYIREDLELTNERGHILRCSHYVPSQVPEDVPLPCVIYCHGNSGCRADANEAAVVLLPSNITVFTLDFSGSGLSDGGYVSLGWHEKNDLKVVISYLRSNEKVSRIGLWGRSMGAVTSLLYGAEDPSIAGMVLDSAFSNLFNLMMELADVYKIRLPKFTVKVGIQYMRRIIQRKAKFDIMRLDCVQVAPKTFIPALFGHAKDDKFIQPRHSDIIFKSYVGDKNIIKFEGDHNSSRPQFYYDSVSIFFFNVLHPPRLPSMNSTKIEKYYDLGDLKVNSGMDEDLLYEIIAGIRNVSADTASSSSAPPRNVSSIKSVGDLLLDIAPVANDGLAMEDADIHGIDELPLQDKPNGQNEECCSYTSSNRESWGRCSSLGSDVPSMDCTSASNYNQKTIKVLATPFRDSQQCSLSSPKDDCKKKNKASSLDTKKAKRDRFEKLEALSQRLRLCILKKVNHRRHCSS